A single Deltaproteobacteria bacterium DNA region contains:
- a CDS encoding PBP1A family penicillin-binding protein: protein MSKKTPKTEEPQSSEARPSRLRRLAGLALKLALLGALLGIGGLGLGFWYLSNDLPSFDSLEDYDPPQTSRVYDVEGKLVGTYFRERRTVVPFAAIPRVLQQAMIAAEDENFFEHEGLDYLGILRAALKNVAAGRVRQGASTITQQVVKTFLLTPERKLKRKMKEMILARRLEQNLSKDEILYLYLNQIYFGHGRYGVEEASRYYFGKSVEDLELDEAAILAGLPKAPAYYSPRRYPEAARKRRSYVLGRMAAAGFISEGEAKIADAIPIHVAPLPPPQAGASYLEEVRRQLIEVLGEEALLEGGLEIHLAMNARMQQAAEDGVRDALHAVDRRQGFRGPLVRVSAETRATLEESFAEELQRRRERGQRMEPWIWNLEELARWDAGGETPPPFELTLPEPGELVAGLVIELPDEKTARISLGSGSGTVRLEDLRWARPFDLEKDTEAPTRISQVLAPLDVVWVRLDAEAPATPGEDSTEIALHLSQLPEVQGALVAIDPRTRGVVAMVGGYDATRDAFNRATQARRQPGSSFKPFVYGAAIDTGLFTAASRVLDAPEVFHDPWTGKVWKPQNYSLRFDGEMSLRQALARSKNIVAVRLIDKVGVDTVVDFARRAGIESKLPRVLPLALGAGEVTPLEHVNAFTTLAAMGVHDQPRMVLEVKNRNKEVIHRSEARPETTLRPAVTFVLADLMTSVMKEGTGKRLNRLGRTVAAKTGTANDQRDAWFVGFTPQMVCGTWVGFDVPKILGQNEYGSKAAGPAWLDFMKVALEGEPIDWFDPPEGIRYLRVDPESGLLAHPDGLGVFEPFVAGTEPLETAPPPDTLLSEDFLTLDPRGIP, encoded by the coding sequence ATGAGCAAGAAGACGCCCAAGACCGAGGAGCCCCAGAGCTCCGAAGCACGCCCGAGCCGGCTGCGGCGGCTCGCAGGCCTCGCGCTGAAGCTCGCCCTCCTCGGAGCCCTGCTGGGGATCGGCGGGCTGGGCCTCGGCTTCTGGTACCTCTCGAACGACCTGCCCTCCTTCGACTCGCTGGAGGACTACGACCCGCCCCAGACCTCGCGGGTCTACGACGTCGAGGGCAAGCTCGTCGGCACCTACTTCCGCGAGCGGCGCACGGTCGTCCCCTTCGCCGCGATCCCCCGGGTCCTGCAGCAGGCGATGATCGCCGCCGAGGACGAGAACTTCTTCGAGCACGAGGGCCTCGACTACCTCGGCATCCTGCGGGCCGCCCTGAAGAACGTGGCGGCCGGCCGGGTGAGGCAGGGGGCCAGCACCATCACCCAGCAGGTCGTGAAGACCTTCCTGCTCACCCCCGAGCGCAAGCTCAAGCGGAAGATGAAGGAGATGATCCTCGCCCGCCGCCTCGAGCAGAACCTCTCCAAGGACGAGATCCTCTACCTCTACCTCAACCAGATCTACTTCGGGCACGGCCGCTACGGAGTGGAGGAGGCCTCGCGCTACTACTTCGGCAAGTCGGTGGAGGACCTCGAGCTCGACGAGGCCGCGATCCTGGCGGGCCTGCCCAAGGCGCCGGCCTACTACTCGCCCCGCCGCTACCCCGAGGCCGCCCGCAAGCGGCGCAGCTACGTGCTCGGGCGGATGGCGGCGGCCGGCTTCATCAGCGAGGGGGAGGCGAAGATCGCAGACGCGATCCCCATCCACGTCGCGCCCCTGCCGCCGCCGCAGGCCGGCGCCTCCTACCTGGAGGAGGTGCGCCGGCAGCTGATCGAGGTCCTGGGCGAGGAGGCGCTCCTCGAGGGTGGCCTGGAGATCCACCTGGCGATGAACGCCCGGATGCAGCAGGCCGCCGAGGACGGAGTGCGTGACGCCCTCCACGCCGTCGACCGCCGCCAGGGCTTCCGCGGCCCCCTCGTCCGCGTCTCGGCCGAGACCCGGGCGACGCTCGAGGAGAGCTTCGCCGAGGAGCTCCAGCGCCGCCGCGAGCGCGGCCAGCGGATGGAGCCCTGGATCTGGAACCTCGAGGAGCTGGCCCGCTGGGACGCCGGCGGCGAGACCCCTCCCCCCTTCGAGCTCACCCTCCCCGAGCCCGGCGAGCTGGTGGCCGGGCTGGTGATCGAGCTGCCCGACGAGAAGACCGCGCGGATCTCCCTCGGCTCCGGGAGCGGTACGGTCCGCCTCGAGGACCTGCGCTGGGCCCGCCCCTTCGACCTCGAGAAGGACACCGAGGCGCCCACGCGGATCAGCCAGGTGCTCGCCCCCCTCGACGTGGTCTGGGTGCGGCTGGACGCGGAGGCGCCCGCGACCCCGGGCGAGGACTCCACCGAGATCGCCCTGCACCTCTCGCAGCTGCCGGAGGTGCAGGGCGCCCTGGTGGCCATCGACCCCCGCACCCGGGGCGTGGTGGCGATGGTGGGGGGCTACGACGCCACCCGGGACGCCTTCAACCGGGCCACCCAGGCCCGGCGGCAGCCCGGCTCCTCCTTCAAGCCCTTCGTCTACGGCGCCGCCATCGACACCGGCCTCTTCACCGCCGCCTCCCGGGTGCTGGACGCCCCGGAGGTCTTCCACGATCCCTGGACCGGCAAGGTCTGGAAGCCCCAGAACTACTCCCTGCGCTTCGACGGCGAGATGTCCCTTCGCCAGGCGCTGGCGCGCTCGAAGAACATCGTGGCCGTGCGCCTCATCGACAAGGTCGGCGTGGACACGGTCGTGGACTTCGCCCGGCGCGCCGGGATCGAGAGCAAGCTGCCCCGGGTGCTGCCCCTGGCCCTCGGCGCCGGCGAGGTGACCCCCCTGGAGCACGTCAACGCCTTCACCACCCTGGCGGCGATGGGCGTCCACGACCAGCCCCGGATGGTGCTGGAGGTGAAGAACCGCAACAAGGAGGTGATCCACCGCAGCGAGGCGCGGCCCGAGACCACCCTGCGGCCGGCGGTCACCTTCGTCCTCGCCGACCTGATGACCTCGGTGATGAAGGAGGGCACGGGGAAGCGGCTGAACCGGCTGGGCCGCACGGTGGCGGCCAAGACCGGCACCGCCAACGATCAGCGCGACGCCTGGTTCGTGGGCTTCACGCCGCAGATGGTCTGCGGCACCTGGGTGGGCTTCGACGTGCCGAAGATCCTCGGTCAGAACGAGTACGGCTCGAAGGCCGCCGGGCCGGCCTGGCTCGACTTCATGAAGGTGGCCCTCGAGGG